The proteins below are encoded in one region of Anoplopoma fimbria isolate UVic2021 breed Golden Eagle Sablefish chromosome 19, Afim_UVic_2022, whole genome shotgun sequence:
- the LOC129108409 gene encoding neuronal cell adhesion molecule-like isoform X6, whose translation MERRRMDAALLVLSLVHLAATLEVPLDLPQPPTITHQSPKDYIIDPRENIMIHCEAKGKPHPSFSWTRNGTHFDIDEDPNVTMKAHSGTLVVDISRAKAEHYECVYQCTARNQHGTAVSNNIVVQQSRSPLWSKEKVMPIVVQEGVSLTLPCRPPAGLPPPIIFWMDNYFQRLPQSSRVSQSLNGDLYFSNVLREDSRNDYICYARFPYTQTIQQKQPISVRVLNLDAINDTMAAFYNDTDLFSEDPTDERKPAFLIPTGPSSSKMVLRGQVLEMECIAEGLPTPEVSWTKVSGDLPAKRTSFLHYQKTLCIVDVSESDAGEYRCTARNRLGSVHHTIRVMVKAAPYWISGAPRNLVLSPGESGVLTCRASGTPKPSVSWAMNGIPIENSPTDLSRKVEDDTIIFSDVQIGSSAVYQCNVSNEYGYLLSNAFVNVLAEPPRVLTPANKVYQIIKNHQALMDCASFGSPIPKITWFKDSQSSTLDGDPYIQHDNGTLEIHVAQAHNSGKYTCVARNTLGISKNHIYLEVKEPTRILKQPEYKVVQMGRSVTFECKVKNDPSLTPTMNWLKDDGELPDDERFIVDTDSLTITDVTENDAGVYTCIMNTTLDHDSASAELTVVEATTPAVVYERPDAPTDLELTDQKKRSVQLTWTPGDEHNSPIQKFLIQYEDSLHHRGHWHNLTEVPGTRTTAHLKLSPYIHYTFRVLALNAVDFSRPSFPSRMVKTEPAAPDENPTGVHGFGTEHDNLVISWKPLTGLQANGPGLHYRVMWRQKAMDSDWTTVTVANNSKFVVSGTPTFVPYELKVQAVNDYGAGPEPAVAHGYSGEDLPVAAPENVQAVLLNSTLAEVHWDPVPTKLIRGHLKGYKVYYWRERSLHKHNPHLMENQVLTFTGNHTHSMLPGLHPFSLYSFNVRVYNGKGEGPPSPTQKFETPEGVPSAPTSLVVTNPNLDALTLEWSPPHDRNGRITGYTLKYQQVNNSNELGPVEELALPANKTSVTLLNLKYSTRYRFYLNAKTVSGAGLAISQEAVTIIDEAVASRQVDIATQGWFIGLMCAIALLILILLIICFIQRNKGGKYPVKEKEDAHTDPEFQPMKDDDCTFGEYSDNEDHKPLKGSRTPSNGTVKRDDSDDSLVDYGEGGDGQFNEDGSFIGQYSGKSASRETAEGHESSEAPSPINAMNSLNSFV comes from the exons atggagaggaggaggatggacgCAGCACTGCTGGTGCTGTCCCTGGTTCACCTCGCCGCAACGCTGGAGGTCCCACTAGACC TGCCGCAGCCACCGACCATAACTCACCAATCCCCCAAGGATTACATCATCGACCCGCGGGAGAACATTATGATCCACTGCGAGGCGAAGGGCAAGCCTCACCCCAG TTTTTCTTGGACCAGAAATGGGACCCACTTTGACATCGACGAAGACCCCAACGTGACCATGAAGGCCCACTCTGGCACCCTGGTGGTGGACATCAGCAGAGCGAAGGCCGAGCATTACGAGTGCGTGTACCAGTGCACAGCGAGGAACCAACATGGAACTGCTGTTTCCAACAACATAGTCGTACAACAGTCCA GGTCCCCCTTGTGGTCGAAGGAGAAAGTCATGCCAATCGTGGTTCAGGAGGGTGTTTCCCTGACGCTGCCGTGTCGACCCCCGGCTGGCCTGCCTCCTCCCATCATATTCTGGATGGACAATT ACTTCCAGAGGCTGCCGCAGAGCAGCAGGGTGTCCCAGTCCCTCAACGGAGACCTTTACTTCTCCAATGTACTCCGAGAGGATTCCAGGAACGACTACATCTGCTACGCCCGCTTCCCGTACACACAAACCATCCAGCAGAAACAACCCATCTCCGTCAGGGTCCTCAACC TGGATGCAATCAATGACACAATGGCAGCTTTTTACAATGACACTGATTTATTTAGTG AAGACCCAACAGATGAGAGGAAGCCAGCCTTCCTCATCCCAACTGGCCCCTCCAGCTCCAAGATGGTGTTGAGAGGCCAGGTGCTGGAGATGGAGTGTATCGCCGAAGGACT GCCCACCCCTGAAGTATCTTGGACCAAAGTGAGCGGCGACCTCCCGGCCAAGCGCACATCTTTCCTGCACTACCAGAAGACCCTCTGCATTGTGGACGTGTCCGAATCAGACGCAGGAGAATATCGCTGCACCGCCAGGAACCGGCTGGGCTCGGTGCACCACACCATCCGCGTCATGGTCAAAG CTGCTCCATATTGGATCAGCGGCGCCCCCAGGAACCTTGTCCTCTCTCCAGGAGAGAGCGGTGTGCTGACCTGCAGGGCCAGTGGCACGCCCAAGCCCTCCGTGTCCTGGGCCATGAACGGCATCCCCATAGAGA ATTCCCCTACGGATCTCAGCAGAAAGGTGGAGGACGACACCATCATCTTCAGTGATGTGCAGATCGGATCCAGTGCCGTCTACCAGTGTAACGTCTCCAATGAATACGGTTACCTATTGTCCAACGCATTCGTCAACGTGCTCG CTGAGCCGCCCAGAGTGCTGACACCAGCCAACAAAGTTTACCAGATCATCAAAAATCACCAGGCCCTGATGGACTGCGCTTCCTTTGGGTCACCCATCCCTAAAATTACATG gTTCAAAGACAGTCAGTCGAGTACCCTCGATGGAGACCCTTACATCCAGCATGACAATGGGACTTTGGAGATCCACGTAGCTCAAGCTCACAATAGTGGCAAATACACATGTGTGGCCAGAAACACCCTGGGTATCTCCAAGAATCACATATAtctggaggtcaaag AGCCCACCCGAATCCTGAAGCAGCCGGAGTACAAAGTGGTCCAGATGGGCCGGTCGGTGACGTTTGAGTGTAAGGTGAAAAACGACCCGTCGCTCACCCCCACCATGAACTGGCTCAAAGACGACGGAGAGCTGCCCGATGACGAGAG ATTTATCGTAGACACTGACAGCCTCACCATCACTGATGTGACGGAGAACGATGCGGGGGTGTACACCTGCATCATGAACACCACTCTGGACCATGACTCAGCCAGCGCTGAGCTCACTGTTGTCG AGGCAACGACTCCAGCTGTTGTCTACG AGCGACCCGACGCCCCCACTGACCTGGAGCTGACAGACCAGAAGAAGAGGAGTGTTCAGCTCACTTGGACCCCTGGGGATGAACACAACAGTCCTATTCAGA AATTTCTGATCCAGTATGAAGACTCGCTGCACCACAGAGGGCACTGGCATAATCTCACCGAGGTCCCCGGCACCCGGACGACAGCTCACCTCAAACTGTCGCCCTACATCCACTACACCTTCAGAGTTCTGGCCCTCAACGCTGTGGATTTCAGCCGCCCGAGCTTCCCCTCCAGAATGGTTAAGACAGAACCTGCAG ctcCAGACGAGAACCCAACAGGTGTACATGGATTTGGAACAGAACATGATAATCTTGTAATCTCATGGAAG CCGCTGACTGGCCTCCAGGCTAACGGTCCAGGGCTTCACTATAGAGTGATGTGGAGGCAGAAGGCGATGGACAGCGATTGGACCACAGTGACTGTGGCTAACAACTCCAAGTTTGTTGTGTCTGGAACGCCCACATTTGTTCCTTACGAGCTAAAAGTTCAAGCAGTGAACGACTATGGAGCCGGACCAGAGCCTGCTGTTGCCCACGGCTACTCCGGAGAGGACT TGCCGGTAGCAGCTCCAGAAAATGTGCAGGCGGTGTTGCTAAACAGCACTCTGGCAGAGGTACACTGGGATCCTGTGCCCACTAAATTAATACGAGGACATCTCAAAGGATACAAG GTGTACTACTGGAGAGAGCGCAGCCTCCACAAACACAACCCCCATCTCATGGAGAACCAGGTCCTGACCTTCACTGGGAACCACACCCACAGCATGCTGCCTGGCCTTCACCCCTTCAGTCTCTACTCATTCAATGTCAGGGTTTATAACGGCAAGGGGGAGGGTCCCCCCAGCCCCACCCAGAAGTTTGAGACACCCGAAGGAG TGCCGAGTGCTCCTACTTCCCTGGTGGTCACCAACCCCAACCTGGACGCTCTGACCCTTGAATGGAGTCCTCCTCATGACCGTAATGGACGCATCACCGGCTACACCCTCAAATATCAGCAag TCAATAACTCCAATGAGCTGGGCCCAGTGGAGGAGCTGGCCCTGCCCGCCAATAAGACCTCAGTCACTTTGCTCAACCTCAAGTACAGCACGCGCTACAGGTTTTATTTGAATGCGAAAACAGTCAGTGGAGCAGGCCTGGCCATTTCTCAGGAAGCTGTCACCATCATAGATGAAG CTGTGGCGAGCAGACAGGTGGACATCGCCACTCAGGGATGGTTCATTGGCCTCATGTGTGCCATCGCTCTGCTCATCCTGATCCTCCTCATTATCTGCTTCATCCAGAGGAATAAGGGAGGAAAGTACCCTG tcaaagagaaggaggatgcacacacagacccaGAGTTCCAGCCAATGAAAGACGATGACTGTACTTTTGGGGAATACAG TGACAATGAGGACCATAAACCGTTAAAAGGGAGCCGCACGCCGTCTAATGGGACAGTTAAGAGAGACGACAGTGACGACAGTTTAGTTGACTACGGGGAAGGAGGAGACGGACAGTTCAACGAGGATGGCTCGTTTATCGGCCAGTATAGTGGGAAGAGTGCCAGCAGGGAGACTGCTGAGGGCCACGAGAGCTCCGAGGCCCCGTCCCCTATTAATGCCATGAACTCCTTGAACTCATTTGTGTAG
- the LOC129108409 gene encoding neuronal cell adhesion molecule-like isoform X7 — MERRRMDAALLVLSLVHLAATLEVPLDLPQPPTITHQSPKDYIIDPRENIMIHCEAKGKPHPSFSWTRNGTHFDIDEDPNVTMKAHSGTLVVDISRAKAEHYECVYQCTARNQHGTAVSNNIVVQQSRSPLWSKEKVMPIVVQEGVSLTLPCRPPAGLPPPIIFWMDNYFQRLPQSSRVSQSLNGDLYFSNVLREDSRNDYICYARFPYTQTIQQKQPISVRVLNLDAINDTMAAFYNDTDLFSEDPTDERKPAFLIPTGPSSSKMVLRGQVLEMECIAEGLPTPEVSWTKVSGDLPAKRTSFLHYQKTLCIVDVSESDAGEYRCTARNRLGSVHHTIRVMVKAAPYWISGAPRNLVLSPGESGVLTCRASGTPKPSVSWAMNGIPIENSPTDLSRKVEDDTIIFSDVQIGSSAVYQCNVSNEYGYLLSNAFVNVLAEPPRVLTPANKVYQIIKNHQALMDCASFGSPIPKITWFKDSQSSTLDGDPYIQHDNGTLEIHVAQAHNSGKYTCVARNTLGISKNHIYLEVKEPTRILKQPEYKVVQMGRSVTFECKVKNDPSLTPTMNWLKDDGELPDDERFIVDTDSLTITDVTENDAGVYTCIMNTTLDHDSASAELTVVERPDAPTDLELTDQKKRSVQLTWTPGDEHNSPIQKFLIQYEDSLHHRGHWHNLTEVPGTRTTAHLKLSPYIHYTFRVLALNAVDFSRPSFPSRMVKTEPAAPDENPTGVHGFGTEHDNLVISWKPLTGLQANGPGLHYRVMWRQKAMDSDWTTVTVANNSKFVVSGTPTFVPYELKVQAVNDYGAGPEPAVAHGYSGEDLPVAAPENVQAVLLNSTLAEVHWDPVPTKLIRGHLKGYKVYYWRERSLHKHNPHLMENQVLTFTGNHTHSMLPGLHPFSLYSFNVRVYNGKGEGPPSPTQKFETPEGVPSAPTSLVVTNPNLDALTLEWSPPHDRNGRITGYTLKYQQVNNSNELGPVEELALPANKTSVTLLNLKYSTRYRFYLNAKTVSGAGLAISQEAVTIIDEAVASRQVDIATQGWFIGLMCAIALLILILLIICFIQRNKGGKYPVKEKEDAHTDPEFQPMKDDDCTFGEYSDNEDHKPLKGSRTPSNGTVKRDDSDDSLVDYGEGGDGQFNEDGSFIGQYSGKSASRETAEGHESSEAPSPINAMNSLNSFV, encoded by the exons atggagaggaggaggatggacgCAGCACTGCTGGTGCTGTCCCTGGTTCACCTCGCCGCAACGCTGGAGGTCCCACTAGACC TGCCGCAGCCACCGACCATAACTCACCAATCCCCCAAGGATTACATCATCGACCCGCGGGAGAACATTATGATCCACTGCGAGGCGAAGGGCAAGCCTCACCCCAG TTTTTCTTGGACCAGAAATGGGACCCACTTTGACATCGACGAAGACCCCAACGTGACCATGAAGGCCCACTCTGGCACCCTGGTGGTGGACATCAGCAGAGCGAAGGCCGAGCATTACGAGTGCGTGTACCAGTGCACAGCGAGGAACCAACATGGAACTGCTGTTTCCAACAACATAGTCGTACAACAGTCCA GGTCCCCCTTGTGGTCGAAGGAGAAAGTCATGCCAATCGTGGTTCAGGAGGGTGTTTCCCTGACGCTGCCGTGTCGACCCCCGGCTGGCCTGCCTCCTCCCATCATATTCTGGATGGACAATT ACTTCCAGAGGCTGCCGCAGAGCAGCAGGGTGTCCCAGTCCCTCAACGGAGACCTTTACTTCTCCAATGTACTCCGAGAGGATTCCAGGAACGACTACATCTGCTACGCCCGCTTCCCGTACACACAAACCATCCAGCAGAAACAACCCATCTCCGTCAGGGTCCTCAACC TGGATGCAATCAATGACACAATGGCAGCTTTTTACAATGACACTGATTTATTTAGTG AAGACCCAACAGATGAGAGGAAGCCAGCCTTCCTCATCCCAACTGGCCCCTCCAGCTCCAAGATGGTGTTGAGAGGCCAGGTGCTGGAGATGGAGTGTATCGCCGAAGGACT GCCCACCCCTGAAGTATCTTGGACCAAAGTGAGCGGCGACCTCCCGGCCAAGCGCACATCTTTCCTGCACTACCAGAAGACCCTCTGCATTGTGGACGTGTCCGAATCAGACGCAGGAGAATATCGCTGCACCGCCAGGAACCGGCTGGGCTCGGTGCACCACACCATCCGCGTCATGGTCAAAG CTGCTCCATATTGGATCAGCGGCGCCCCCAGGAACCTTGTCCTCTCTCCAGGAGAGAGCGGTGTGCTGACCTGCAGGGCCAGTGGCACGCCCAAGCCCTCCGTGTCCTGGGCCATGAACGGCATCCCCATAGAGA ATTCCCCTACGGATCTCAGCAGAAAGGTGGAGGACGACACCATCATCTTCAGTGATGTGCAGATCGGATCCAGTGCCGTCTACCAGTGTAACGTCTCCAATGAATACGGTTACCTATTGTCCAACGCATTCGTCAACGTGCTCG CTGAGCCGCCCAGAGTGCTGACACCAGCCAACAAAGTTTACCAGATCATCAAAAATCACCAGGCCCTGATGGACTGCGCTTCCTTTGGGTCACCCATCCCTAAAATTACATG gTTCAAAGACAGTCAGTCGAGTACCCTCGATGGAGACCCTTACATCCAGCATGACAATGGGACTTTGGAGATCCACGTAGCTCAAGCTCACAATAGTGGCAAATACACATGTGTGGCCAGAAACACCCTGGGTATCTCCAAGAATCACATATAtctggaggtcaaag AGCCCACCCGAATCCTGAAGCAGCCGGAGTACAAAGTGGTCCAGATGGGCCGGTCGGTGACGTTTGAGTGTAAGGTGAAAAACGACCCGTCGCTCACCCCCACCATGAACTGGCTCAAAGACGACGGAGAGCTGCCCGATGACGAGAG ATTTATCGTAGACACTGACAGCCTCACCATCACTGATGTGACGGAGAACGATGCGGGGGTGTACACCTGCATCATGAACACCACTCTGGACCATGACTCAGCCAGCGCTGAGCTCACTGTTGTCG AGCGACCCGACGCCCCCACTGACCTGGAGCTGACAGACCAGAAGAAGAGGAGTGTTCAGCTCACTTGGACCCCTGGGGATGAACACAACAGTCCTATTCAGA AATTTCTGATCCAGTATGAAGACTCGCTGCACCACAGAGGGCACTGGCATAATCTCACCGAGGTCCCCGGCACCCGGACGACAGCTCACCTCAAACTGTCGCCCTACATCCACTACACCTTCAGAGTTCTGGCCCTCAACGCTGTGGATTTCAGCCGCCCGAGCTTCCCCTCCAGAATGGTTAAGACAGAACCTGCAG ctcCAGACGAGAACCCAACAGGTGTACATGGATTTGGAACAGAACATGATAATCTTGTAATCTCATGGAAG CCGCTGACTGGCCTCCAGGCTAACGGTCCAGGGCTTCACTATAGAGTGATGTGGAGGCAGAAGGCGATGGACAGCGATTGGACCACAGTGACTGTGGCTAACAACTCCAAGTTTGTTGTGTCTGGAACGCCCACATTTGTTCCTTACGAGCTAAAAGTTCAAGCAGTGAACGACTATGGAGCCGGACCAGAGCCTGCTGTTGCCCACGGCTACTCCGGAGAGGACT TGCCGGTAGCAGCTCCAGAAAATGTGCAGGCGGTGTTGCTAAACAGCACTCTGGCAGAGGTACACTGGGATCCTGTGCCCACTAAATTAATACGAGGACATCTCAAAGGATACAAG GTGTACTACTGGAGAGAGCGCAGCCTCCACAAACACAACCCCCATCTCATGGAGAACCAGGTCCTGACCTTCACTGGGAACCACACCCACAGCATGCTGCCTGGCCTTCACCCCTTCAGTCTCTACTCATTCAATGTCAGGGTTTATAACGGCAAGGGGGAGGGTCCCCCCAGCCCCACCCAGAAGTTTGAGACACCCGAAGGAG TGCCGAGTGCTCCTACTTCCCTGGTGGTCACCAACCCCAACCTGGACGCTCTGACCCTTGAATGGAGTCCTCCTCATGACCGTAATGGACGCATCACCGGCTACACCCTCAAATATCAGCAag TCAATAACTCCAATGAGCTGGGCCCAGTGGAGGAGCTGGCCCTGCCCGCCAATAAGACCTCAGTCACTTTGCTCAACCTCAAGTACAGCACGCGCTACAGGTTTTATTTGAATGCGAAAACAGTCAGTGGAGCAGGCCTGGCCATTTCTCAGGAAGCTGTCACCATCATAGATGAAG CTGTGGCGAGCAGACAGGTGGACATCGCCACTCAGGGATGGTTCATTGGCCTCATGTGTGCCATCGCTCTGCTCATCCTGATCCTCCTCATTATCTGCTTCATCCAGAGGAATAAGGGAGGAAAGTACCCTG tcaaagagaaggaggatgcacacacagacccaGAGTTCCAGCCAATGAAAGACGATGACTGTACTTTTGGGGAATACAG TGACAATGAGGACCATAAACCGTTAAAAGGGAGCCGCACGCCGTCTAATGGGACAGTTAAGAGAGACGACAGTGACGACAGTTTAGTTGACTACGGGGAAGGAGGAGACGGACAGTTCAACGAGGATGGCTCGTTTATCGGCCAGTATAGTGGGAAGAGTGCCAGCAGGGAGACTGCTGAGGGCCACGAGAGCTCCGAGGCCCCGTCCCCTATTAATGCCATGAACTCCTTGAACTCATTTGTGTAG
- the LOC129108409 gene encoding neuronal cell adhesion molecule-like isoform X1, producing MERRRMDAALLVLSLVHLAATLEVPLDLPQPPTITHQSPKDYIIDPRENIMIHCEAKGKPHPSFSWTRNGTHFDIDEDPNVTMKAHSGTLVVDISRAKAEHYECVYQCTARNQHGTAVSNNIVVQQSRSPLWSKEKVMPIVVQEGVSLTLPCRPPAGLPPPIIFWMDNYFQRLPQSSRVSQSLNGDLYFSNVLREDSRNDYICYARFPYTQTIQQKQPISVRVLNLDAINDTMAAFYNDTDLFSEDPTDERKPAFLIPTGPSSSKMVLRGQVLEMECIAEGLPTPEVSWTKVSGDLPAKRTSFLHYQKTLCIVDVSESDAGEYRCTARNRLGSVHHTIRVMVKAAPYWISGAPRNLVLSPGESGVLTCRASGTPKPSVSWAMNGIPIENSPTDLSRKVEDDTIIFSDVQIGSSAVYQCNVSNEYGYLLSNAFVNVLAEPPRVLTPANKVYQIIKNHQALMDCASFGSPIPKITWFKDSQSSTLDGDPYIQHDNGTLEIHVAQAHNSGKYTCVARNTLGISKNHIYLEVKEPTRILKQPEYKVVQMGRSVTFECKVKNDPSLTPTMNWLKDDGELPDDERFIVDTDSLTITDVTENDAGVYTCIMNTTLDHDSASAELTVVEATTPAVVYERPDAPTDLELTDQKKRSVQLTWTPGDEHNSPIQKFLIQYEDSLHHRGHWHNLTEVPGTRTTAHLKLSPYIHYTFRVLALNAVDFSRPSFPSRMVKTEPAAPDENPTGVHGFGTEHDNLVISWKPLTGLQANGPGLHYRVMWRQKAMDSDWTTVTVANNSKFVVSGTPTFVPYELKVQAVNDYGAGPEPAVAHGYSGEDLPVAAPENVQAVLLNSTLAEVHWDPVPTKLIRGHLKGYKVYYWRERSLHKHNPHLMENQVLTFTGNHTHSMLPGLHPFSLYSFNVRVYNGKGEGPPSPTQKFETPEGVPSAPTSLVVTNPNLDALTLEWSPPHDRNGRITGYTLKYQQVNNSNELGPVEELALPANKTSVTLLNLKYSTRYRFYLNAKTVSGAGLAISQEAVTIIDEGNTQTPHPIARSPPPGPPQAPPVSPFGNVSSSFGEDGTLISWEYWGPEQNFYVEYIVKNNESEEEWQKEPVNGTQNVMLKGLKGGLSYRVRLVAKDHHNQPLHHSKELLVSVPAVASRQVDIATQGWFIGLMCAIALLILILLIICFIQRNKGGKYPVKEKEDAHTDPEFQPMKDDDCTFGEYSDNEDHKPLKGSRTPSNGTVKRDDSDDSLVDYGEGGDGQFNEDGSFIGQYSGKSASRETAEGHESSEAPSPINAMNSLNSFV from the exons atggagaggaggaggatggacgCAGCACTGCTGGTGCTGTCCCTGGTTCACCTCGCCGCAACGCTGGAGGTCCCACTAGACC TGCCGCAGCCACCGACCATAACTCACCAATCCCCCAAGGATTACATCATCGACCCGCGGGAGAACATTATGATCCACTGCGAGGCGAAGGGCAAGCCTCACCCCAG TTTTTCTTGGACCAGAAATGGGACCCACTTTGACATCGACGAAGACCCCAACGTGACCATGAAGGCCCACTCTGGCACCCTGGTGGTGGACATCAGCAGAGCGAAGGCCGAGCATTACGAGTGCGTGTACCAGTGCACAGCGAGGAACCAACATGGAACTGCTGTTTCCAACAACATAGTCGTACAACAGTCCA GGTCCCCCTTGTGGTCGAAGGAGAAAGTCATGCCAATCGTGGTTCAGGAGGGTGTTTCCCTGACGCTGCCGTGTCGACCCCCGGCTGGCCTGCCTCCTCCCATCATATTCTGGATGGACAATT ACTTCCAGAGGCTGCCGCAGAGCAGCAGGGTGTCCCAGTCCCTCAACGGAGACCTTTACTTCTCCAATGTACTCCGAGAGGATTCCAGGAACGACTACATCTGCTACGCCCGCTTCCCGTACACACAAACCATCCAGCAGAAACAACCCATCTCCGTCAGGGTCCTCAACC TGGATGCAATCAATGACACAATGGCAGCTTTTTACAATGACACTGATTTATTTAGTG AAGACCCAACAGATGAGAGGAAGCCAGCCTTCCTCATCCCAACTGGCCCCTCCAGCTCCAAGATGGTGTTGAGAGGCCAGGTGCTGGAGATGGAGTGTATCGCCGAAGGACT GCCCACCCCTGAAGTATCTTGGACCAAAGTGAGCGGCGACCTCCCGGCCAAGCGCACATCTTTCCTGCACTACCAGAAGACCCTCTGCATTGTGGACGTGTCCGAATCAGACGCAGGAGAATATCGCTGCACCGCCAGGAACCGGCTGGGCTCGGTGCACCACACCATCCGCGTCATGGTCAAAG CTGCTCCATATTGGATCAGCGGCGCCCCCAGGAACCTTGTCCTCTCTCCAGGAGAGAGCGGTGTGCTGACCTGCAGGGCCAGTGGCACGCCCAAGCCCTCCGTGTCCTGGGCCATGAACGGCATCCCCATAGAGA ATTCCCCTACGGATCTCAGCAGAAAGGTGGAGGACGACACCATCATCTTCAGTGATGTGCAGATCGGATCCAGTGCCGTCTACCAGTGTAACGTCTCCAATGAATACGGTTACCTATTGTCCAACGCATTCGTCAACGTGCTCG CTGAGCCGCCCAGAGTGCTGACACCAGCCAACAAAGTTTACCAGATCATCAAAAATCACCAGGCCCTGATGGACTGCGCTTCCTTTGGGTCACCCATCCCTAAAATTACATG gTTCAAAGACAGTCAGTCGAGTACCCTCGATGGAGACCCTTACATCCAGCATGACAATGGGACTTTGGAGATCCACGTAGCTCAAGCTCACAATAGTGGCAAATACACATGTGTGGCCAGAAACACCCTGGGTATCTCCAAGAATCACATATAtctggaggtcaaag AGCCCACCCGAATCCTGAAGCAGCCGGAGTACAAAGTGGTCCAGATGGGCCGGTCGGTGACGTTTGAGTGTAAGGTGAAAAACGACCCGTCGCTCACCCCCACCATGAACTGGCTCAAAGACGACGGAGAGCTGCCCGATGACGAGAG ATTTATCGTAGACACTGACAGCCTCACCATCACTGATGTGACGGAGAACGATGCGGGGGTGTACACCTGCATCATGAACACCACTCTGGACCATGACTCAGCCAGCGCTGAGCTCACTGTTGTCG AGGCAACGACTCCAGCTGTTGTCTACG AGCGACCCGACGCCCCCACTGACCTGGAGCTGACAGACCAGAAGAAGAGGAGTGTTCAGCTCACTTGGACCCCTGGGGATGAACACAACAGTCCTATTCAGA AATTTCTGATCCAGTATGAAGACTCGCTGCACCACAGAGGGCACTGGCATAATCTCACCGAGGTCCCCGGCACCCGGACGACAGCTCACCTCAAACTGTCGCCCTACATCCACTACACCTTCAGAGTTCTGGCCCTCAACGCTGTGGATTTCAGCCGCCCGAGCTTCCCCTCCAGAATGGTTAAGACAGAACCTGCAG ctcCAGACGAGAACCCAACAGGTGTACATGGATTTGGAACAGAACATGATAATCTTGTAATCTCATGGAAG CCGCTGACTGGCCTCCAGGCTAACGGTCCAGGGCTTCACTATAGAGTGATGTGGAGGCAGAAGGCGATGGACAGCGATTGGACCACAGTGACTGTGGCTAACAACTCCAAGTTTGTTGTGTCTGGAACGCCCACATTTGTTCCTTACGAGCTAAAAGTTCAAGCAGTGAACGACTATGGAGCCGGACCAGAGCCTGCTGTTGCCCACGGCTACTCCGGAGAGGACT TGCCGGTAGCAGCTCCAGAAAATGTGCAGGCGGTGTTGCTAAACAGCACTCTGGCAGAGGTACACTGGGATCCTGTGCCCACTAAATTAATACGAGGACATCTCAAAGGATACAAG GTGTACTACTGGAGAGAGCGCAGCCTCCACAAACACAACCCCCATCTCATGGAGAACCAGGTCCTGACCTTCACTGGGAACCACACCCACAGCATGCTGCCTGGCCTTCACCCCTTCAGTCTCTACTCATTCAATGTCAGGGTTTATAACGGCAAGGGGGAGGGTCCCCCCAGCCCCACCCAGAAGTTTGAGACACCCGAAGGAG TGCCGAGTGCTCCTACTTCCCTGGTGGTCACCAACCCCAACCTGGACGCTCTGACCCTTGAATGGAGTCCTCCTCATGACCGTAATGGACGCATCACCGGCTACACCCTCAAATATCAGCAag TCAATAACTCCAATGAGCTGGGCCCAGTGGAGGAGCTGGCCCTGCCCGCCAATAAGACCTCAGTCACTTTGCTCAACCTCAAGTACAGCACGCGCTACAGGTTTTATTTGAATGCGAAAACAGTCAGTGGAGCAGGCCTGGCCATTTCTCAGGAAGCTGTCACCATCATAGATGAAG GAAACACGCAAACCCCTCATCCCATTGCACGGTCTCCTCCACCCGGTCCGCCCCAGG CGCCGCCTGTGAGTCCTTTCGGGAACGTTAGCTCCTCGTTTGGCGAGGACGGGACCCTGATCAGTTGGGAATACTGGGGCCCCGAGCAAAACTTTTATGTAGAGTACATAGTGAAAAACA ATGAAAGTGAAGAGGAGTGGCAGAAAGAGCCTGTGAACGGCACTCAGAATGTTATGCTGAAGGGCTTAAAGGGGGGCCTCTCCTATAGGGTGCGTTTGGTGGCCAAAGATCACCACAACCAGCCGCTCCACCACTCTAAGGAGCTGTTGGTCTCGGTCCCAG CTGTGGCGAGCAGACAGGTGGACATCGCCACTCAGGGATGGTTCATTGGCCTCATGTGTGCCATCGCTCTGCTCATCCTGATCCTCCTCATTATCTGCTTCATCCAGAGGAATAAGGGAGGAAAGTACCCTG tcaaagagaaggaggatgcacacacagacccaGAGTTCCAGCCAATGAAAGACGATGACTGTACTTTTGGGGAATACAG TGACAATGAGGACCATAAACCGTTAAAAGGGAGCCGCACGCCGTCTAATGGGACAGTTAAGAGAGACGACAGTGACGACAGTTTAGTTGACTACGGGGAAGGAGGAGACGGACAGTTCAACGAGGATGGCTCGTTTATCGGCCAGTATAGTGGGAAGAGTGCCAGCAGGGAGACTGCTGAGGGCCACGAGAGCTCCGAGGCCCCGTCCCCTATTAATGCCATGAACTCCTTGAACTCATTTGTGTAG